The following proteins are encoded in a genomic region of Roseinatronobacter sp. S2:
- a CDS encoding DUF1499 domain-containing protein, with the protein MIKVILLILLLLAAGLMGYVWLAPSDPARWHEDPRLVARPSSPNFYLQRMVGGDAMPPVLQISAQDLAARMDRVATADGAKLIGGSVASGHMTYLTRSPVMGFPDYTSILIEPAGDGAMVLAFARARFGRSDMGANRARTKRWMKALQEEG; encoded by the coding sequence ATGATCAAGGTTATACTTCTGATACTGCTGTTACTGGCCGCCGGTCTGATGGGCTATGTCTGGCTTGCGCCCAGCGATCCCGCGCGCTGGCATGAAGACCCCCGCCTTGTCGCGCGCCCAAGCAGCCCGAATTTCTATCTGCAACGCATGGTGGGTGGCGATGCCATGCCGCCTGTGCTGCAAATCAGCGCGCAGGATCTGGCCGCGCGTATGGACCGCGTTGCGACTGCCGATGGTGCAAAGCTGATCGGCGGGTCGGTGGCGTCAGGGCATATGACCTATCTGACACGCTCTCCGGTTATGGGGTTTCCTGATTACACGTCTATCCTGATTGAACCGGCCGGCGATGGCGCGATGGTGCTTGCCTTTGCCCGCGCGCGGTTCGGGCGTTCCGACATGGGTGCCAATCGCGCCCGCACAAAGCGGTGGA
- a CDS encoding trimeric intracellular cation channel family protein, with amino-acid sequence MTLVQGLDYAAVFIFGLTGALAASRAQLDIVGFLFLACLTAVGGGTLRDVLLNRDQVFWIADPGMILSASVAAILVFFTAHFLESRLRTLEWLDALALGVAVPAGVGVALGMNQSWPIVLIMGVATGTFGGLMRDVVCNELPLILKKGELYATAALVGAISALGVAMFTNDSVIILLVCGVTTFALRTGSLLFGWCLPVYKSHPPKQ; translated from the coding sequence CCGCCAGCCGCGCACAACTGGATATTGTCGGTTTTCTGTTTCTTGCCTGCCTGACCGCCGTGGGCGGGGGCACCTTGCGCGATGTGTTGCTGAACCGTGATCAGGTGTTCTGGATTGCAGACCCCGGCATGATCCTGTCGGCAAGTGTGGCGGCAATTCTGGTGTTCTTCACAGCGCATTTTCTGGAATCGCGGCTGCGCACATTGGAATGGCTGGATGCGTTGGCGCTGGGCGTTGCGGTTCCTGCGGGTGTGGGTGTCGCGTTGGGGATGAACCAATCCTGGCCGATTGTGCTGATCATGGGCGTGGCCACCGGAACCTTCGGCGGGCTGATGCGCGATGTGGTCTGTAATGAACTGCCGCTGATCCTGAAAAAGGGCGAGTTGTATGCCACCGCCGCACTTGTGGGCGCAATTTCGGCGCTGGGTGTTGCGATGTTTACCAATGACAGTGTGATTATTCTGCTGGTTTGCGGTGTCACCACATTTGCACTGCGCACAGGATCGTTGTTGTTTGGCTGGTGCCTGCCCGTCTATAAAAGCCACCCGCCCAAACAATAA